A genomic window from Stigmatopora argus isolate UIUO_Sarg chromosome 13, RoL_Sarg_1.0, whole genome shotgun sequence includes:
- the LOC144086714 gene encoding uncharacterized protein LOC144086714 isoform X2, giving the protein MATANQSFEGGRDEATSLLCLPPISLSLPLSLPRASGRSRAVRVAVSGGGSSWRSLRLSTSIGGSVRTTSRPAHRRDDVARGRRYRKSVGRRRHAPPRLDVVPSAPATSLRRLPVAQGHSARPEVRRRAGGGGAPARRSAPAPGDHPSRRLRALPAEPKDAVAAHPPPAPRLQDRLRGRPPGERRRGRGPPSLRPLRPHRGAPHEQEEFLPRSIRRGVHGGPGAPPLRLPSSGGRRRGQKRPRQDPRGLRPGARRRVRVGVQTKALGRPKRRRAPGRRAALLRGPERRARLGPGGDGGAPLPAGWRPGDARRRQPDLRPDAERPRARQTTALGRRAGTPDAAASARRLRPRAGRHPLAARPATRPRKFDGAATGTTTIWVPAVKRSRRGPRGRRTLSTGRRNPPGRPRRGPRIRRRSFRCSSGCGACGTSWRPRRRS; this is encoded by the exons ATGGCCACCGCCAATCAATCCttcgagggagggagggacgaGGCGACCTCCCTCCTATGTCTCCCTCCcatttctctctccctccctctctcccttccTCGAGCGAGCGGACGCTCGCGCGCCGTGCGCGTAGCCGTCAGCGGCGGAGGTTCTTCTTGGCGTTCGCTTCGGCTTTCGACGTCGATCGGAGGGAG TGTCCGGACGACTTCCCGACCGGCCCACCGGCGAGATGACGTCGCACGCGGACGGCGGTACCGCAAAAG TGTCGGCCGACGGCGCCACGCCCCCCCTCGCCTGGACGTGGTCCCCTCCGCCCCGGCGACCTCCCTCCGCCGACTACCCGTCGCCCAGGGCCACTCGGCCAG GCCGGAGGTCAGAAGGagagccggcggcggcggcgcccccGCCCGCCGCTCCGCCCCCGCTCCGGGAGATCATCCGTCACGACGGCTGCGCGCTCTTCCCGCGGAACCCAA AGATGCCGTCGCCGCCCACCCGCCCCCGGCCCCCCGGCTGCAAGACCGTCTTCGTGGGCGGCCTCCCGGAGAACGCCGGCGAGGACGTGGTCCGCCAAGTCTTCGGCCCCTGCGGCCGCATCGTGGCGCTCCGCATGAGCAAGAAGAATTTCTGCCACGTTCGATTCGCCGAGGAGTTCATGGTGGACCGGGCGCTCCGCCTCTCAG GCTACCGTCTTCAGGTGGGCGCCGGCGCGGACAAAAAAGACCGCGGCAAGATCCACGTGGACTTCGCCCAGGCGCGAGACGACGAGTACGAGTGGGAGTGCAAACGAAGGCTCTTGGAAGGCCAAAAAGAAGGCGGGCTCCCGGACGCCGCGCCGCCCTCCTCCGAGGGCCCGAAAG ACGAGCGCGTCTCGGGCCCGGCGGCGACGGAGGCGCTCCTCTCCCGGCTGGATGGCGGCCAGGTGACGCGCGGCGACGCCAACCAGATCTACGCCCTGATGCAGAGCGCCCACGCGCACGCCAGACGACTGCGCTCGGACGCCGAGCGGGAACGCCGGACGCTGCGGCAAGCGCGAGACGCCTTCGACCGCGCGCTGGCCGACATCCTCTGGCAGC GAGGCCGGCGACGAGGCCTCGGAAGTTCGACGGCGCCGCGACCGGGACGACGACGATCTGGGTCCCGGCGGTAAAAAGGTCAAGACGGGGCCCGCGTGGTCGGCGGACGCTTTCCACCGGGAGGCGGAACCCGCCGGGGCGTCCCCGCCGAGGCCCGAGGATTCGGCGCCGCTCCTTCAGATGCAGCAG CGGCTGCGGAGCCTGCGGGACCAGCTGGCGACCAAGGAGGCGGAGCTAG
- the LOC144086714 gene encoding ecto-NOX disulfide-thiol exchanger 1-like isoform X1: MTSHADGGTAKVSADGATPPLAWTWSPPPRRPPSADYPSPRATRPGRRSEGEPAAAAPPPAAPPPLREIIRHDGCALFPRNPKMPSPPTRPRPPGCKTVFVGGLPENAGEDVVRQVFGPCGRIVALRMSKKNFCHVRFAEEFMVDRALRLSGYRLQVGAGADKKDRGKIHVDFAQARDDEYEWECKRRLLEGQKEGGLPDAAPPSSEGPKDERVSGPAATEALLSRLDGGQVTRGDANQIYALMQSAHAHARRLRSDAERERRTLRQARDAFDRALADILWQLDRISSALAASGRPKSRERFSKAQRKNIDVWTRECQEAGDEASEVRRRRDRDDDDLGPGGKKVKTGPAWSADAFHREAEPAGASPPRPEDSAPLLQMQQRLRSLRDQLATKEAELERAHRTACLSEKHWPEVNGFLWTDGNMGTLAEGGGAQKAGGGSGLVSEEEALLLGVMAAFLHVHPFGANLEYLGAYVRTLRSQVSSGQLERLMSRLPLVFRQELSGVGATLEKRWKFCAFDSLRST, from the exons ATGACGTCGCACGCGGACGGCGGTACCGCAAAAG TGTCGGCCGACGGCGCCACGCCCCCCCTCGCCTGGACGTGGTCCCCTCCGCCCCGGCGACCTCCCTCCGCCGACTACCCGTCGCCCAGGGCCACTCGGCCAG GCCGGAGGTCAGAAGGagagccggcggcggcggcgcccccGCCCGCCGCTCCGCCCCCGCTCCGGGAGATCATCCGTCACGACGGCTGCGCGCTCTTCCCGCGGAACCCAA AGATGCCGTCGCCGCCCACCCGCCCCCGGCCCCCCGGCTGCAAGACCGTCTTCGTGGGCGGCCTCCCGGAGAACGCCGGCGAGGACGTGGTCCGCCAAGTCTTCGGCCCCTGCGGCCGCATCGTGGCGCTCCGCATGAGCAAGAAGAATTTCTGCCACGTTCGATTCGCCGAGGAGTTCATGGTGGACCGGGCGCTCCGCCTCTCAG GCTACCGTCTTCAGGTGGGCGCCGGCGCGGACAAAAAAGACCGCGGCAAGATCCACGTGGACTTCGCCCAGGCGCGAGACGACGAGTACGAGTGGGAGTGCAAACGAAGGCTCTTGGAAGGCCAAAAAGAAGGCGGGCTCCCGGACGCCGCGCCGCCCTCCTCCGAGGGCCCGAAAG ACGAGCGCGTCTCGGGCCCGGCGGCGACGGAGGCGCTCCTCTCCCGGCTGGATGGCGGCCAGGTGACGCGCGGCGACGCCAACCAGATCTACGCCCTGATGCAGAGCGCCCACGCGCACGCCAGACGACTGCGCTCGGACGCCGAGCGGGAACGCCGGACGCTGCGGCAAGCGCGAGACGCCTTCGACCGCGCGCTGGCCGACATCCTCTGGCAGC TGGATCGGATCTCTTCGGCGTTGGCGGCGTCGGGCCGACCCAAGTCTCGGGAGCGCTTCTCCAAAGCTCAGCGCAAGAACATTGACGTCTGGACCAGGGAGTGCCAG GAGGCCGGCGACGAGGCCTCGGAAGTTCGACGGCGCCGCGACCGGGACGACGACGATCTGGGTCCCGGCGGTAAAAAGGTCAAGACGGGGCCCGCGTGGTCGGCGGACGCTTTCCACCGGGAGGCGGAACCCGCCGGGGCGTCCCCGCCGAGGCCCGAGGATTCGGCGCCGCTCCTTCAGATGCAGCAG CGGCTGCGGAGCCTGCGGGACCAGCTGGCGACCAAGGAGGCGGAGCTAGAGCGGGCCCACCGGACAGCCTGCCTCTCAGAGAAGCATTGGCCCGAG GTCAATGGCTTTCTGTGGACGGACGGGAACATGGGGACTTTGGCGGAAGGAGGAGGAGCCCAAAAGGCGGGTGGTGGCAGTGGCCTGGTATCCGAAGAGGAGGCTTTGCTATTGG GCGTGATGGCGGCTTTCCTGCACGTTCACCCCTTCGGAGCCAACCTGGAATATTTGGGCGCCTACGTACGCACGCTCCGCTCGCAG gtgTCGTCGGGCCAGCTGGAGCGGCTGATGTCGCGCCTGCCCCTGGTCTTCCGTCAGGAACTGAGCGGCGTGGGCGCCACGCTGGAGAAACGCTGGAAGTTCTGCGCCTTCGACAGCCTCCGCTCGACGTGA